In a genomic window of Scheffersomyces stipitis CBS 6054 chromosome 4, complete sequence:
- a CDS encoding predicted protein (go_component peroxisomal membrane~go_process peroxisome division), which yields MVADTLIYHPTLTKLVTFWDSTPKREKSFRLLAYLSRFLAYYAYRKGYSAETISLFKDLKSHFTFIRKGLRFFKPINHLQTAAKTYDNKLLDPVLQATTVIRNLGYAGYLTLDTVVWFKLLGLIDKKNYPNVGKWASRFWFIGLVAGIVNSLHIIKSLSNEKISAENQAAREKKLYTAKRKLVWDLLDAFICLNTLDVLHFTEGDIGLAGIITSVMGLKDLWAATA from the exons ATGGTTGCCGACACTCTTATCTACCATCCCACGCtcaccaagttggtcaCCTTCTGGGACAGCACTCCCAAGAGAGAGAAGTCGTTCAGATTGCTTGCGTACTTATCTCGATTCTTAGCCTACTATGCCTACAGAAAGGGCTACTCTGCTGAGACCATCCTGTTgttcaaggacttgaagtCGCACTTCACCTTCATCAGAAAGGGAttgagattcttcaagCCTATCAACCATTTGCAGACTGCTGCTAAGACGTAcgacaacaagttgttggatcCAGTGTTGCAAGCTACCACCGTGATCAGAAACTTGGGTTACGCTGGTTACTTGACCTTGGACACTGTAGTAtggttcaagttgttgggTTTGAtcgacaagaagaactatCCTAACGTCGGCAAATGGGCTTCCAGATTCTGGTTCATCGGCTTGGTTGCTGGTATCGTCAACTCGTTGCACATCATCAAGTCTTTG TCTAACGAAAAGATCTCTGCCGAAAACCAGGCTGccagagaaaagaagctcTACACCGCTAAGAGAAAGTTAGTGTGGGACTTGTTGGATGCCTTCATCTGTTTGAACACATTGGATGTCTTGCACTTCACCGAAGGAGACATTGGTTTGGCTGGTATCATCACCTCTGTCATGGGTTTGAAGGACTTGTGGGCTGCCACTGCTTAA
- a CDS encoding predicted protein, with the protein MPDPNPSLIFTFIPSSSTNIKIDTKPLNITYPNSTITLEAGLHLLQIVSDNNVTIASFLECLPHKKYSINRTLSGDYYIKVIDPNSRLMTFSIPFEPDAEWAELTCYLDIDYLSNVTGIGTSSYGTQIFKSDSSGAELEQNLIYPPVLTKQDFLRQLQISFLLSTAFNSEKSYNYWSGLLAGVPESPYFERNRAFVLNFLDLLTIQVKVGNSNHKQILQNLVAPLSTVFQPPELNYKNTCCGILKLDGVTADKWVQIRTLISTD; encoded by the coding sequence ATGCCAGATCCTAACCCTAGCTTGATATTCACATTCATCCCCAGCAGCTCGACCAATATCAAAATCGACACCAAGCCGCTCAATATAACGTATCCCAACTCTACCATTACATTGGAAGCCGGTCTTCATCTTTTGCAAATTGTTCTGGATAACAATGTCACCATAGCCTCGTTCTTAGAATGTCTACCTCACAAGAAGTACTCAATAAACAGAACTCTTAGTGGAGATTACTATATCAAAGTAATAGATCCTAATTCACGACTAATGACCTTCTCCATTCCGTTTGAACCAGATGCGGAATGGGCGGAATTGACCTGCTACTTGGATATAGACTATTTGTCGAATGTCACAGGCATTGGAACTTCGTCTTATGGCACTCAAATTTTCAAGTCAGATTCAAGTGGTGCAGAACTCGAGCAGAATCTCATATATCCTCCAGTTTTGACTAAACAAGACTTTCtcagacaacttcaaatctCCTTCCTTTTGTCAACAGCATTCAACAGTGAAAAGTCGTATAACTACTGGTCTGGATTGTTAGCAGGAGTGCCAGAGCTGCCGTACTTTGAACGCAATCGAGCGTTCGTGCTAAACTTTCTTGACTTGTTGACAATTCAAGTCAAAGTCGGAAATTCAAACCATAAGCAAATATTGCAAAACCTAGTAGCGCCATTATCAACAGTTTTTCAACCTCCAGAGTTGAACTACAAAAACACATGCTGTGGAATACTTAAGTTGGATGGTGTAACTGCTGACAAGTGGGTGCAAATCCGGACGCTAATCTCAACAGACTAA
- a CDS encoding predicted protein, with the protein MFRISNCSLIVQNLNRKTFLNSGTLTSLRLYSSASTPTRGRGKKGLSEPFEERNIEEYPNEFCAVHTNYGWFTVPLHYYGYDWTSNHINKLVEDSFPDIAENPRDKFVIQQKVDEWIPSVDTSIIPKSHKLTKREGQKIKKEELYRKQLKVEIEPKASKDSKSASANEKKTIASMPEESSKEVKEDIAGIVSYTQTWNYYFSLKYAKSEEPYLIARKNISQSWASLSPATKEKYRLEYAQLLLSGRDIYKGKIITIEEKEKKNQSFAKYKKTLKEKEMKRKQELIDLAEND; encoded by the coding sequence ATGTTTCGAATATCAAATTGTTCAttaattgttcaaaatttgAACAGAAAAACATTTCTTAACTCCGGAACATTGACAAGTTTACGCCTCTATTCATCTGCTTCTACCCCAAcaagaggaagaggaaaaaAGGGCCTCTCTGAACCATTTGAGGAAAGGAATATCGAGGAGTACCCCAATGAATTCTGTGCTGTGCACACCAACTACGGCTGGTTTACCGTTCCATTACATTACTATGGTTATGACTGGACATCAAATCACATCAAcaaacttgtagaagacAGTTTTCCAGATATAGCGGAAAACCCCAGGGATAAATTTGTTATTCAGCAGAAAGTAGATGAATGGATTCCAAGTGTAGACACATCCATTATACCTAAGAGCCACAAGCTCACCAAGAGAGAAGGTCAGAAAATTAAGAAGGAGGAACTTTATCGGAAGCAATTGAAAGTAGAAATTGAGCCCAAAGCCAGCAAAGATTCCAAATCTGCATCAGcaaatgaaaagaagacaataGCTTCCAtgccagaagaaagcagCAAAGAGGTCAAAGAAGATATTGCTGGAATTGTTTCCTATACTCAAACGTGGAACTACTACTTTTCACTCAAGTATGCCAAATCTGAAGAGCCGTATCTTATAGCTAGAAAGAATATTTCTCAGTCATGGGCATCTCTATCTCCAGCAACTAAAGAAAAGTATAGACTCGAATATGCCCAATTACTTTTGTCCGGCAGAGATATCTACAAAGGAAAGATTATCAcgattgaagaaaaggaaaagaagaaccaatCGTTTGCGAAGTACAAAAAGAccttgaaggaaaaggaaatgaaaagaaaacaggAACTTATAGATCTAGCAGAAAACGACTGA
- a CDS encoding predicted protein (go_component membrane~go_function bile acid:sodium symporter activity~go_process sodium ion transport) has translation MFVSAQVRKDLNSVFNDLSLVDKCLPVLIILAIVIGILLSVHVPSSRQAFDGAQVVGVSIPLAVGLVVMMIPPLCKVEWEHFFSFFSKATYLKPIVVSLVINWIIGPFVMFGLAWLTLFDEDEYRTGIIMIGLARCIAMVLLWNEIARGDNTLCAIIVLINSLLQVVLYAPYQIFFCYVITGDYNSSVVDAGISYSLVSKSVAFFLGIPLGFGLLIRFVSMSLFGLETYEKKMLPFISPWALLGLLYTIVVIFIDKGNDFIKEIGSALRCFVPLVAYFIIMWFGTFFFLRWMSDSSKFGQLSRLSNSKVNSCDSGESDRLLCGCEEKITQSPHKWVSGCSANYAQTITETFTAASNNFELSLAVAISLYGSGSKQAIAATFGPLLEVPILLILAFVAKYFRVRFIWSDIEEEVEEEMETTA, from the coding sequence ATGTTTGTTTCTGCTCAAGTACGAAAGGATTTGAACAGTGTGTTCAAtgatctttctcttgtgGACAAATGTTTACCTGTGTTGATCATTTTAGCTATAGTTATTGGGATCTTGCTTTCAGTGCATGTTCCTTCTAGTAGACAAGCTTTCGATGGCGCTCAAGTTGTAGGTGTTTCGATTCCGTTGGCTGTCGGCTTGGTAGTTATGATGATTCCTCCGTTGTGCAAAGTTGAATGGGAACACttttttctgttcttttctAAAGCAACATACTTGAAACCTATTGTTGTTTCGCTTGTGATCAACTGGATAATAGGACCCTTTGTCATGTTTGGACTTGCTTGGTTGACGTTGtttgacgaagacgaaTACAGAACTGGTATTATCATGATAGGTTTGGCACGTTGTATTGCCATGGTATTACTCTGGAATGAAATTGCCAGAGGCGATAACACTTTGTGTGCTATTATTGTATTAATCAATAGCTTGCTTCAGGTTGTTCTCTATGCTCCGTACCAGATATTCTTCTGTTACGTGATCACAGGCGATTACAACTCCAGTGTAGTGGATGCCGGTATTTCGTACTCATTGGTTTCTAAGAGTGTagcattcttcttgggtaTTCCTTTGGGTTTTGGCTTATTGATCAGATTCGTTTCGATGTCATTGTTTGGTCTTGAAACCTacgaaaagaagatgttgCCTTTCATCAGTCCCTGGGCATTGCTTGGTCTTTTGTATACCATCGTTGTGATCTTTATTGACAAGGGTAACGACTTTATAAAGGAGATCGGAAGTGCCTTGCGCTGCTTTGTGCCTTTGGTAGCCTACTTTATCATCATGTGGTTTGGtacattcttctttcttagATGGATGTCTGACTCTAGTAAGTTTGGGCAGCTTAGCAGACTCAGCAATAGTAAAGTAAACAGCTGTGACTCTGGTGAATCAGATCGTTTGTTGTGCGGCTGcgaagaaaagattacCCAGAGTCCACATAAATGGGTTAGTGGATGTTCTGCTAATTACGCCCAAACTATAACCGAGACATTTACTGCTGCgtccaacaacttcgaGTTGAGTTTGGCCGTGGCCATCTCGTTGTATGGATCTGGTAGTAAACAGGCTATTGCAGCTACTTTCGGACCTCTTTTGGAAGTCCCGATCTTGTTAATTCTAGCATTTGTAGCCAAATACTTCCGGGTTAGGTTTATCTGGTCGgatatcgaagaagaggtagaagaagaaatggaaacTACGGCTTAG
- a CDS encoding predicted protein: MQAVSPIFPASSLSLYPATSNPEDQVLIPQLPEKPSASTGSILVYIIPAEKNLYVQGFEAEEYSQRPPTLLRGCLLVRVLKSSKIKSITLRFSGEQRTDWPEGIPPKKQIYAETNYIVSHTWPFFQQGSGNPQTGADLYRDFGDLTSILSSDNDPSKPGTFAPGDYIYNFEHPLPPSTPESCSVTFGSVHYCLEANIVRPGTFKSNMTARLPIEIIRTPAEQNLEENESIVITRDWEDQLRYDIVIGAKSIVLDSYLPLAFRFVPLWGKVALHRIRVYLTENLEYYCSNKKVHRMEPARKYLLLEHKAEKGKSLLSKDSEEENHFEDVLPKELEFQLFVPKSLNDRSNHEIHPDTSYDNIQSHHWIKICLRISKQDESKPDKRKHYEISIDSPLRVLSPLAAHGNTLLPAYDDFVPGTTNPPLPIERDADMHLEANLYSPVANESSTKLSSPQAVPHPGTFNSPLNSPVQRPIHLLRRPSTNPPPFEADSPPPTFENLPPTYEESEQSLS, encoded by the exons ATGCAAGCTGTTTCACCCATCTTCCCGGCGCTGTCCTTGTCGCTCTATCCAGCGACTTCCAATCCCGAAGACCAAGTGCTCATACCCCAACTTCCAGAAAAACCCAGCGCACTGACAGGCTCTATATTGGTCTACATCATTCCTGCCGAAAAGAATCTATATGTCCAGGGttttgaagcagaagaatACTCCCAGCGACCTCCTACTTTGCTAAGAGGCTGTCTCTTAGTCAGAGTGCTCAAATCATCTAAAATCAAAAGCATTACCCTCCGTTTCTCCGGAGAACAACGAACAGACTGGCCCGAAGGAATTCCTccaaagaaacagatctATGCGGAAACAAACTATATCGTGTCACATACATGGCCTTTCTTTCAGCAGGGATCTGGTAATCCTCAGACTGGGGCTGATCTCTATCGAGA CTTTGGCGATTTGACCTCGATTTTGTCTTCGGACAACGACCCTTCGAAGCCCGGAACTTTTGCTCCAGGAGATtacatctacaatttcGAACATCCGTTGCCTCCTTCGACACCGGAATCTTGTAGTGTGACTTTTGGCTCGGTCCATTACTGTTTGGAAGCCAATATTGTTCGTCCTGGTACGTTCAAGTCTAATATGACGGCAAGATTACCGATCGAAATTATCAGAACTCCAGCTGAACAGAACCtagaagaaaacgaatCAATAGTAATAACCAGAGACTGGGAGGACCAACTTCGTTACGATATAGTTATTGGTGCTAAATCTATAGTCTTGGACTCCTACTTGCCGCTAGCTTTCAGATTCGTTCCCTTGTGGGGAAAAGTAGCGTTGCACAGAATCAGAGTTTACTTGACAGAGAACCTCGAGTACTACTGTTCCAATAAGAAAGTTCACCGCATGGAACCAGCGAGAAAGTATTTGTTACTTGAGCACAAAGCTGAAAAAGGTAAGTCGTTGTTATCGAAAGATCTGGAAGAGGAGAACcactttgaagatgtttTGCCCAAAGAGTTAGAATTCCAGCTATTTGTACCTAAGCTGTTGAACGATAGACTGAACCATGAAATCCACCCAGACACTTCATATGACAATATTCAGTCTCACCATTGGATCAAGATCTGCTTGAGAATTTCGAAACAAGACGAAAGCAAACCAGACAAGAGAAAGCACTATGAGATATCCATTGATTCTCCATTACGTGTTCTTTCTCCTTTGGCTGCTCATGGAAACACGCTCTTGCCAGCTTATGACGACTTTGTTCCTGGTACCACTAATCCAC CACTA CCTATTGAAAGAGATGCAGATATGCACTTAGAAGCAAATTTGTATTCGCCAGTTGCCAATGAGTCTTCGACCAAGTTGAGTTCACCACAAGCAGTGCCACATCCCGGAACGTTCAATTCGCCATTGAATTCTCCAGTCCAAAGACCAATTCATCTTTTGAGAAGACCATCTACCAATCCTCCTCCGTTTGAGGCTGATTCTCCTCCTCCTACCTTTGAAAATTTGCCTCCAACGTATGAAGAAAGTGAACAGTCTCTTTCG